A window of Fusarium verticillioides 7600 chromosome 10, whole genome shotgun sequence contains these coding sequences:
- a CDS encoding DNA polymerase alpha subunit B (At least one base has a quality score < 10), whose amino-acid sequence MAPTELTPELSQLFQSIETRFRDTQLGDQRWYLLVISCLSASPDPEAAAALYQYLTRQEAYQTSESRQALIRRLREALVKTIILVGVCKPLEAILSIMKVEKPEDRDFGQTRDGWQADQANHDRGIDWFKKVYTRNAGDTMGLFDAHKDFAWVSAEITYGLFLSDRQVLDDTDTQLVVLPAIMSQNLPLETHWHIRGTRRIGVSKEDVQVIWDSVKEMSKFFGVELHKVPTVDEVEPDV is encoded by the coding sequence ATGGCACCTACGGAACTTACCCCAGAGCTATCTCAGCTCTTCCAAAGCATCGAAACCCGCTTCAGAGACACCCAGCTAGGCGACCAGCGCTGGTAtctcctcgtcatctcctGTCTCTCCGCCAGTCCCGACCCCGAAGCCGCAGCAGCTCTCTACCAATACCTCACCCGCCAAGAAGCCTACCAGACCAGCGAATCACGCCAGGCTCTCATACGACGCCTCCGCGAAGCCctcgtcaagaccatcatcctcgtcggcgTGTGCAAGCccctcgaagccatcttgTCGATCATGAAGGTCGAGAAACCCGAGGACCGAGACTTTGGCCAAACGCGCGACGGATGGCAGGCCGATCAGGCAAACCACGACCGCGGAATCGATTGGTTCAAGAAAGTGTACACTCGAAACGCGGGGGATACGATGGGATTGTTTGACGCGCACAAGGACTTTGCGTGGGTTTCGGCGGAGATTACATATGGATTGTTTCTATCGGATCGGCAGGTTTTGGACGATACGGACACGCAGCTGGTGGTACTGCCGGCGATCATGAGCCAGAATCTCCCGCTGGAGACGCATTGGCATATTCGGGGAACGCGACGAATCGGGGTGTCGAAGGAGGATGTCCAGGTCATATGGGATAGTGTTAAGGAAATGTCAAAGTTCTTTGGGGTCGAATTGCACAAGGTGCCGACGGTGGACGAGGTTGAACCTGATGTATAG